The Streptomyces sp. NBC_01197 genome window below encodes:
- a CDS encoding CsbD family protein, with the protein MAADEKAQAKEEQAKGKVKKVAGGAVGNESLEAEGRAEESKGDARQAKEKIKDAVKPK; encoded by the coding sequence GTGGCTGCGGACGAGAAGGCTCAGGCCAAGGAAGAGCAGGCCAAGGGCAAGGTCAAGAAGGTCGCCGGAGGCGCGGTGGGCAACGAGTCCCTCGAGGCCGAGGGCCGTGCCGAGGAGTCCAAGGGTGACGCGCGGCAGGCCAAGGAGAAGATCAAGGACGCCGTCAAGCCGAAGTAG
- a CDS encoding PP2C family protein-serine/threonine phosphatase — MEAVRRYDILDTPPDGAFDRVAAMAARLFEVPVASVTIVDEDRIWFKAAHGLEGVSEIGRDPGLCSSAILSDKALVIEDTLADSVACANPLVAGPMGVRFYAAAPIITPDGHRLGTVNILDTKPRSITESDTATLSDLASMVLDAMELRLSALRLLREEQERRKEQEAAREQAERDAAAITAFASTLQRTLLPPALPAVPGLELACHYQTDSPRDVGGDFYDVFALGGERWAFFLGDVCGKGAEAAAVTSLTRYTLRAAAGHHDEPADVLAELNGALLGDTSLGSRFCTCVFGTLTPVPGGGFSVTVATGGHPPLFHLHQGGANGAMRVDAVHPAGGMLVGAFHEAQFASCTLHLAPGHSLLLYTDGLTEARLADQSMLGEDGLADFLARRTSPATAGALVEDAVALIQDLPQGAGDDVALLALSVPLYPAVSGGPGASGGSRAIAAPVPRRTSPARER; from the coding sequence ATGGAGGCGGTGCGCCGCTACGACATTCTCGACACGCCGCCCGACGGTGCGTTCGACCGGGTTGCGGCGATGGCGGCCCGGTTGTTCGAGGTGCCGGTGGCGAGCGTGACGATCGTCGATGAGGACCGGATCTGGTTCAAGGCCGCGCACGGGCTGGAGGGGGTCAGCGAGATCGGCCGGGATCCGGGGCTGTGTTCTTCGGCGATTCTCAGCGACAAAGCTCTGGTGATCGAGGACACGCTGGCCGACTCGGTGGCCTGCGCCAATCCGCTGGTCGCCGGCCCGATGGGGGTGCGGTTCTACGCGGCTGCTCCGATCATCACCCCCGACGGGCACCGGCTGGGCACGGTCAACATTCTCGACACCAAGCCGCGATCGATCACCGAGTCCGACACCGCCACGCTGAGTGACTTGGCTTCCATGGTCCTCGACGCGATGGAGCTGCGTCTGTCGGCGCTGCGGCTGCTGCGTGAGGAGCAGGAGCGGCGCAAGGAGCAGGAGGCGGCGCGGGAGCAGGCCGAGCGGGACGCGGCGGCCATTACCGCTTTTGCCTCGACGCTGCAGCGCACGCTGCTTCCGCCAGCGCTGCCGGCGGTGCCCGGGCTGGAGCTGGCCTGCCACTACCAGACCGACTCCCCCCGTGATGTCGGGGGCGATTTCTATGACGTCTTCGCTCTTGGCGGCGAGCGGTGGGCGTTCTTCCTGGGTGATGTGTGCGGCAAGGGTGCTGAGGCCGCCGCGGTGACCTCACTGACCCGTTACACGCTGCGGGCGGCAGCCGGTCACCATGACGAGCCGGCCGATGTGCTGGCCGAGCTCAACGGCGCACTGTTGGGGGATACGTCCCTGGGCAGCCGGTTCTGCACCTGTGTCTTCGGCACGCTGACCCCGGTGCCCGGCGGCGGCTTCTCCGTGACCGTGGCCACTGGCGGCCATCCGCCGCTCTTCCACCTCCATCAGGGCGGCGCTAATGGGGCGATGCGGGTGGATGCCGTGCACCCGGCGGGCGGGATGCTGGTCGGGGCCTTCCATGAAGCTCAGTTCGCCTCCTGCACCCTGCATCTGGCGCCCGGGCACAGCCTGCTGCTGTATACCGATGGGCTCACTGAGGCCCGGCTGGCTGACCAGAGCATGCTCGGCGAGGACGGTTTGGCCGACTTCCTGGCCCGGCGCACGTCACCGGCAACCGCCGGGGCCCTCGTGGAGGACGCCGTCGCTCTCATACAAGATCTGCCGCAGGGGGCCGGTGACGATGTCGCCCTGCTGGCCCTGTCCGTCCCGCTGTATCCGGCTGTTTCCGGTGGCCCCGGTGCCAGTGGGGGCTCCCGTGCGATCGCCGCTCCTGTACCCCGCCGGACGTCGCCGGCCAGGGAGCGCTGA
- a CDS encoding TnsA-like heteromeric transposase endonuclease subunit: MSVKGVIDSATVQTKPVGKGEVEESSFREAPLGQLLDAGPWRTFRWHLGQQHYSGTYWSATEHGHVIYESQLELARLLYADFDDDVLRIIAQPFLMTARVDGAVRRHIPDFLLLTGSGPVVVDVKPARRLSHPDVAFSFRWSREVIESRGWGYQVWSEPPAVELENLRFLAGYRRGWLFNPVLLEALDQAGLDGATLAEAFTAAPDCDALLVRASVFHLLWTGRFLTELDSPLSGDHVLRSAR, translated from the coding sequence GTGTCCGTCAAGGGCGTCATCGACAGCGCTACCGTGCAGACGAAGCCGGTGGGCAAGGGCGAAGTTGAGGAGTCCAGCTTCCGTGAGGCTCCCTTGGGGCAGCTGCTCGATGCCGGTCCATGGCGGACGTTTCGATGGCATCTGGGGCAGCAGCACTACTCGGGGACATATTGGTCGGCAACCGAGCATGGCCACGTGATCTACGAGTCTCAGCTGGAGTTGGCGAGGCTGCTGTACGCCGACTTCGATGACGATGTCTTACGCATCATCGCCCAGCCGTTCCTGATGACCGCTCGCGTCGATGGAGCTGTCCGCAGGCACATCCCGGACTTCCTGCTGTTGACCGGCTCTGGGCCGGTGGTCGTCGACGTGAAACCGGCGCGCAGGCTGTCTCATCCCGATGTGGCGTTCTCGTTTCGCTGGAGCCGGGAAGTCATTGAGTCGCGCGGCTGGGGCTACCAGGTATGGAGCGAGCCGCCGGCCGTTGAGCTGGAGAACCTCCGTTTCCTGGCGGGCTACCGGCGAGGCTGGCTGTTCAATCCGGTTCTCCTTGAGGCACTGGACCAGGCCGGATTGGACGGCGCGACGCTGGCCGAGGCATTCACCGCGGCGCCTGATTGTGATGCGCTGCTGGTCCGCGCCTCGGTCTTTCACCTGCTGTGGACCGGTCGCTTCCTGACGGAACTCGACAGCCCGCTCAGTGGCGACCACGTCTTGCGGAGCGCGCGGTGA
- a CDS encoding LysR substrate-binding domain-containing protein, whose protein sequence is MSVGCFITLAPYYLPALFSECTSRYPGIEIDVVEAEAEHLLQVLRACRVRVLMSHGESVRCAFL, encoded by the coding sequence GTGAGCGTCGGATGCTTCATCACGCTGGCCCCGTACTACCTGCCCGCCCTGTTCAGCGAATGCACCAGCCGGTACCCGGGGATCGAGATCGACGTCGTGGAGGCCGAGGCCGAACATCTGCTCCAGGTACTGCGCGCGTGTAGGGTCCGCGTTCTGATGTCACATGGCGAGTCCGTGAGGTGTGCGTTCCTTTGA
- a CDS encoding TniB family NTP-binding protein, with protein sequence MAEAGPAASEDPAWRALPLDNLTLTRKEGFAAFAEARETPIPLTLTMADLRALDPAALEHYNDDRRRFLANLRPIKTMQVQELSADLTDIFDAGVDQPNWQAKGMAAIDAFPGLGKTTIGLSFAKKVHNTLISRHGRFTEAGHERWPVIRVGMMGDTSVKDFNWAMLEFFAHAGRNSGSANAFLSRALDCAVSCQSRLLLVDDLQFLQFRSRRGTELANQFKTIANEFPLMILFIGHDLEGKGLYDDPQLARRITPLGLQAFSIEDEAGREQWRRFLLSLEQRLVLANKYPGMLADDLSDQLYARCSGHIGSLMSLIRLGSLRAMRTGQERLTKDVLAQVKLDWAAQQQLAKWEAFLASGKVTSNRTRAEGGGDDAPDAAHPAARAPG encoded by the coding sequence ATGGCGGAAGCCGGCCCGGCGGCATCGGAGGATCCGGCGTGGCGCGCGTTGCCCTTGGACAACCTGACGCTCACCAGGAAGGAAGGCTTCGCGGCGTTCGCCGAGGCGAGAGAGACGCCTATTCCGCTCACGCTGACCATGGCGGACCTCAGAGCGCTCGATCCTGCGGCGCTCGAACACTACAACGATGACCGTCGCAGGTTCCTCGCCAACCTGCGGCCGATCAAGACCATGCAGGTCCAGGAGCTCTCCGCGGACCTCACCGACATCTTCGACGCGGGGGTCGACCAGCCCAACTGGCAGGCCAAGGGCATGGCCGCGATCGACGCGTTCCCCGGCTTGGGCAAGACCACCATCGGCCTCTCGTTCGCCAAGAAGGTGCACAACACCCTGATCAGTAGGCATGGGCGGTTCACCGAGGCCGGTCACGAGCGCTGGCCCGTAATCCGGGTCGGCATGATGGGCGACACCAGCGTCAAGGACTTCAACTGGGCGATGCTGGAGTTCTTCGCCCACGCCGGGCGCAACAGCGGCAGCGCCAACGCGTTCCTATCGCGCGCCCTGGACTGCGCGGTGTCCTGTCAATCACGGCTCTTGCTGGTGGACGACCTGCAGTTCCTGCAGTTCCGTTCCCGCCGCGGGACCGAGCTGGCCAACCAGTTCAAGACGATCGCCAATGAGTTCCCGCTGATGATCCTGTTCATCGGCCACGACCTTGAGGGCAAAGGTCTCTACGACGATCCGCAGCTCGCCCGGCGGATCACGCCGCTCGGACTCCAGGCGTTCAGCATCGAAGACGAGGCCGGGCGAGAGCAGTGGCGGCGCTTCCTGCTCTCCCTTGAGCAGCGTCTGGTCCTGGCCAACAAGTACCCCGGGATGCTCGCCGATGACTTGTCCGACCAGCTCTATGCCCGCTGCAGCGGGCATATCGGCTCGCTCATGTCGCTGATCAGGCTCGGCAGCCTTCGTGCGATGCGCACCGGGCAGGAGCGCCTGACCAAGGACGTGCTCGCCCAGGTCAAGCTCGACTGGGCAGCCCAGCAGCAGCTGGCCAAGTGGGAGGCGTTCCTCGCCTCCGGGAAGGTGACCAGCAACCGGACAAGAGCAGAAGGCGGCGGTGATGATGCCCCGGACGCTGCCCATCCGGCTGCCCGCGCTCCCGGGTGA
- a CDS encoding transposase: protein MSTGSVRLGVGARLLYDGEAVEIVEMAATMTGNEVVLKDRLGRICRVSVKELLFSDRAQVVADGPGPSSADDREIASVVLSQLVPEVRQRVLERAEHVREIRTGYKSGSAELALQGEPRPGFEPGLPKMVRYRAKADELGVSVRTVKRWVADAAANGEAGLAPELRGTTVLDRCDPRWVETALEAMVEFVDQATPMQKEVLDRTRARVIARFGEGAVAIPARSKGYEALALLERQHPTFRLSTKRNRDIARRPKEAYGRLRATRPGEYVLMDTTRLDVFALDPLTLRWVNCELTVAMCWYTRCIVGMRLTPVSTKAVDAAAVLYQAYRPLPMLPSWPSGAVWPEHGIPRSVLVDPQAIEGPISRAAGPALAPETIVVDHGKIYVSDHLTSVCARMGISIQPVRLRTGRDKGPVERFFRTLRQDLLYGLPGYKGPDIFSRGVDPEREAFFFLDELADKIRQWIAAVYHCNPHRSLVEPGVPGLRMSPAQMFAHGMARAGYIEVPRDPHLGLEFLETSWRTIQPYGVEIGGCRYDGAGLPKDGRPSPYPNGLWPFQVNPDDITRAYFRDQGRRWRVLHWEHAPVLNMPMSRDALRYGRGLAAKQYRHPNDRLVTADLFERWNLGFGQTLAERRMALRMARDQAAFAIDIEDDKPVAEDSPPPAQEAGDDDAADFEDFDGGTDLDEDAFYADALEDL, encoded by the coding sequence GTGAGTACCGGATCGGTGCGACTGGGGGTCGGCGCCCGGTTGCTCTACGACGGTGAGGCCGTTGAGATCGTCGAGATGGCCGCGACGATGACCGGTAACGAGGTGGTACTGAAAGACCGGCTCGGCCGGATCTGTCGGGTGTCGGTGAAGGAGTTGCTGTTCTCCGACCGAGCGCAGGTCGTGGCGGACGGCCCCGGGCCGTCGTCTGCTGACGATCGGGAGATTGCCTCGGTTGTGCTGTCCCAGCTGGTGCCTGAGGTGCGGCAGCGGGTCCTGGAGCGGGCCGAGCACGTCCGCGAGATCCGCACCGGCTACAAATCCGGCAGCGCGGAGCTGGCTCTGCAGGGTGAGCCGCGGCCGGGGTTCGAGCCGGGCCTGCCGAAGATGGTCCGCTACCGGGCGAAGGCCGATGAGCTTGGGGTATCGGTGCGGACGGTCAAGCGTTGGGTGGCAGACGCCGCAGCGAACGGCGAAGCGGGCCTGGCGCCTGAACTACGCGGGACGACGGTCCTTGATCGGTGTGATCCGCGGTGGGTGGAGACCGCATTGGAGGCGATGGTCGAGTTCGTGGACCAGGCCACGCCGATGCAGAAGGAAGTGCTCGACCGAACCCGGGCGCGTGTGATTGCCCGCTTCGGCGAGGGCGCGGTGGCGATACCGGCCAGGAGCAAGGGCTACGAGGCGCTGGCGCTGTTGGAGCGGCAGCATCCAACGTTCCGGTTGAGCACGAAGCGGAACAGGGATATCGCCAGGCGGCCGAAGGAGGCTTACGGGAGGCTGCGTGCGACCCGGCCGGGTGAGTACGTGCTGATGGACACCACCCGGCTCGACGTGTTCGCGCTGGATCCGCTGACGCTGCGATGGGTGAACTGCGAGCTGACAGTCGCTATGTGTTGGTACACACGCTGCATCGTCGGGATGCGTCTGACGCCGGTCTCCACCAAGGCGGTGGACGCGGCCGCAGTCCTCTACCAGGCATACCGGCCGCTGCCGATGCTGCCGAGCTGGCCGTCCGGGGCGGTCTGGCCCGAGCACGGGATCCCGCGGTCGGTGCTGGTCGACCCTCAGGCGATCGAGGGTCCGATCTCGCGAGCTGCCGGGCCCGCGTTGGCACCGGAGACCATCGTCGTCGACCACGGGAAGATCTACGTCTCGGATCACCTGACCAGTGTCTGCGCGCGGATGGGGATCTCCATACAGCCGGTCCGGCTTCGCACGGGCCGGGACAAGGGGCCGGTCGAGAGATTTTTTCGGACCCTGCGTCAGGACCTGCTCTACGGCTTGCCCGGCTACAAGGGCCCTGACATCTTCTCCCGCGGAGTAGATCCGGAGAGAGAGGCGTTCTTCTTCCTCGACGAGCTCGCCGACAAGATCCGGCAGTGGATTGCGGCGGTCTACCACTGCAACCCGCACCGCAGTCTGGTGGAGCCGGGGGTTCCCGGGCTGCGGATGTCCCCGGCGCAGATGTTTGCCCACGGTATGGCCAGGGCCGGTTACATCGAGGTGCCGCGGGATCCTCATCTGGGCCTGGAGTTCCTGGAGACCTCTTGGCGAACGATTCAGCCCTATGGGGTGGAGATCGGGGGGTGCCGCTACGACGGCGCGGGGCTGCCCAAGGACGGGCGGCCGAGCCCCTACCCCAACGGGCTGTGGCCGTTCCAGGTCAACCCGGACGACATCACCCGCGCCTACTTCCGGGACCAGGGCCGGCGCTGGCGCGTCCTGCACTGGGAGCATGCCCCGGTCCTGAACATGCCGATGAGCAGGGATGCACTGCGATACGGACGCGGGCTGGCCGCGAAGCAGTACCGGCACCCCAACGACCGCCTGGTGACGGCCGACTTGTTCGAGCGGTGGAATCTGGGCTTCGGCCAGACGCTGGCCGAGCGGCGGATGGCGTTGCGCATGGCCCGCGATCAGGCGGCGTTCGCGATCGACATCGAGGACGACAAGCCCGTGGCCGAGGACTCACCGCCGCCCGCGCAGGAGGCCGGCGATGACGACGCGGCCGACTTCGAGGACTTCGACGGCGGCACCGACCTCGACGAGGACGCCTTCTACGCCGACGCCCTGGAAGACCTGTGA
- a CDS encoding MFS transporter: MSTRNTGATTTEVEVATDVVALRRNVAAGAIGVFVHWFDWAAYAYLAGTVATVFFPAEDKTSGLLAVFGVFAVSFGIRPIGAMVFGPLGDRIGRKRTLSLVIFMMSGATLTIGLLPGYATIGVAAPVLLLVLRLVQGFAAGGEFGSAASFLAESALRRRRGFGVSWLEVGSLLGFLAGSFVFLLLSTGLDDSQLSSWGWRIPFLIAAPLGVIGFIIRNRIEDTPEYRALEANDTVPRSPVRELLRTEKRQLLQAAGLMTAMHVPFYIVLTYLVTYETDHLGQSSGDAALLSTAISLLGLVFVPVFGLLSDRVGRKPVFVGATVALLVLAVPAFLLMRTGLVGTWAAGLVLGVILAAILGTYAVWSAEIFPTRTRQSGLSIAYNITAALFAGTVPYLMTVLISATGSTLLPGFYLMVFAVGGLVAALSLRETAGSAMLRPGDVSDPAPEDVAVPATERR, encoded by the coding sequence ATGTCCACCCGTAACACCGGCGCCACGACGACCGAGGTCGAGGTGGCCACCGATGTGGTCGCACTGCGCAGGAACGTCGCCGCGGGAGCCATCGGCGTGTTCGTGCACTGGTTCGACTGGGCTGCCTACGCCTACCTCGCAGGCACCGTCGCGACCGTGTTCTTCCCGGCCGAGGACAAGACCAGCGGACTGCTCGCCGTGTTCGGCGTGTTCGCCGTGTCGTTCGGCATCCGGCCGATCGGCGCCATGGTCTTCGGGCCGCTCGGTGACAGGATCGGCCGCAAGCGCACCCTGTCGCTGGTCATCTTCATGATGTCCGGTGCGACCCTGACGATCGGACTGCTTCCCGGTTACGCCACGATCGGGGTCGCGGCCCCGGTGCTCCTGCTGGTCCTGCGCCTGGTACAGGGCTTCGCCGCGGGCGGCGAGTTCGGCAGCGCCGCGAGCTTCCTCGCCGAGAGCGCCCTGCGGCGCCGTCGAGGATTCGGGGTCAGCTGGCTCGAGGTCGGCTCCCTGCTGGGCTTCCTCGCCGGATCGTTCGTCTTCCTGCTGCTGTCGACGGGGCTCGACGACAGCCAGCTGTCGTCGTGGGGCTGGCGCATCCCCTTCCTCATCGCCGCGCCCCTGGGCGTCATCGGCTTCATCATCCGGAACAGGATCGAGGACACCCCCGAGTACCGGGCACTCGAAGCCAACGACACCGTCCCGCGCAGCCCCGTACGAGAACTGCTCCGCACCGAGAAGCGGCAACTGCTCCAGGCAGCGGGCCTCATGACGGCCATGCACGTGCCCTTCTACATAGTGCTGACCTACCTGGTGACGTACGAGACCGACCACCTGGGGCAGTCGTCCGGAGATGCCGCCCTGCTGTCGACGGCGATCTCGCTGCTGGGGCTGGTGTTCGTTCCGGTGTTCGGCCTGCTGTCCGACCGTGTGGGACGTAAACCGGTCTTCGTCGGAGCGACGGTGGCCCTGCTGGTCCTCGCCGTCCCCGCGTTTCTCCTGATGCGGACCGGGCTCGTCGGAACCTGGGCGGCGGGTCTCGTGCTCGGCGTGATCCTGGCGGCGATTCTCGGCACCTACGCGGTGTGGTCGGCGGAGATCTTTCCCACCCGCACCCGTCAGAGCGGCCTGTCCATCGCCTACAACATCACCGCCGCGCTCTTCGCCGGCACGGTGCCCTATCTGATGACCGTGCTGATCTCCGCGACGGGCAGCACTCTGCTGCCCGGCTTCTATCTGATGGTGTTCGCCGTGGGCGGCCTCGTCGCCGCGCTGTCCCTCCGGGAGACAGCCGGCTCCGCCATGCTGCGCCCCGGGGACGTGTCCGATCCCGCACCCGAGGATGTGGCCGTGCCGGCCACCGAGCGTCGCTAG
- a CDS encoding LysR family transcriptional regulator, which translates to MTSPVGFTLVQLRYFLIAAECGSMTAASAELHIAQSAVSAAIHNLEGDLRAQLFIRRRGRGLVLTPAGERLQHQARQLLARAREVAGERAAAGRSCRGR; encoded by the coding sequence ATGACGTCACCGGTGGGCTTCACCCTCGTCCAGCTCCGTTATTTCCTCATCGCCGCCGAATGCGGTTCGATGACGGCGGCGTCGGCCGAGCTGCATATCGCGCAGTCCGCGGTGTCCGCTGCCATCCACAACCTGGAAGGCGACCTGCGGGCACAGCTGTTCATCCGCCGCCGCGGCCGAGGGCTGGTCCTGACACCCGCGGGTGAGCGGCTCCAGCACCAGGCACGTCAGCTGCTGGCCCGGGCGCGTGAGGTGGCGGGGGAGCGCGCGGCAGCGGGCAGATCCTGTCGGGGCCGGTGA
- a CDS encoding maleylpyruvate isomerase family mycothiol-dependent enzyme, which yields MTEHLYFPTLLRMIDERSAAFRAAVAAAPSLDADVPSCPGWTLYDLANHLSEGDRFWAYIVLNTAPGDERPSKDGLAAPREREALITWLADSTEQLLTALREADPDRGCWAWWEPLASPHTVAAVARRRVPESLIHTYDAQLASGTPQELPTTEAVDAIEEFLATVCTVTVPWPGEPATMDYHAAEAGSWRQTVDAAGSRFTRLTAAEAAESKPTAAIYGTASEMALLMYMRIPAGSLRMEGDADLLQQLQDWD from the coding sequence GTGACTGAGCATCTTTACTTCCCCACCCTGCTGCGGATGATTGACGAGCGGTCCGCCGCGTTCCGCGCCGCCGTCGCCGCGGCCCCCAGCCTCGACGCCGACGTCCCGTCCTGCCCGGGCTGGACGCTGTACGACCTGGCGAACCACCTCAGTGAGGGGGACCGCTTCTGGGCCTACATTGTGCTGAACACCGCGCCGGGCGACGAGCGGCCGAGCAAGGACGGGCTGGCGGCGCCCAGGGAGCGCGAGGCCCTCATAACCTGGCTGGCCGACTCGACGGAGCAGCTGCTTACTGCTCTGCGCGAGGCCGACCCGGACCGGGGCTGCTGGGCCTGGTGGGAGCCGTTGGCCTCGCCGCACACGGTGGCCGCCGTGGCCCGCCGCCGCGTCCCGGAGTCGCTGATCCACACCTACGACGCCCAGCTGGCCTCCGGTACCCCGCAGGAGCTGCCGACGACCGAGGCGGTCGACGCCATCGAGGAGTTCCTCGCCACCGTCTGCACCGTCACGGTCCCGTGGCCGGGCGAGCCCGCCACCATGGACTACCACGCGGCCGAGGCTGGCTCCTGGCGCCAGACGGTGGACGCCGCCGGTTCCCGTTTCACCCGCCTCACCGCGGCGGAGGCCGCCGAGAGCAAGCCCACCGCCGCCATCTACGGCACGGCGAGCGAGATGGCCCTGCTCATGTACATGCGCATCCCGGCCGGCTCGCTGCGGATGGAGGGCGACGCCGACCTGCTCCAGCAGCTGCAGGACTGGGACTAA
- a CDS encoding TniQ family protein: MMPRTLPIRLPALPGEALDSWLGAIMHRSSIDLRDLLIAAGSPFPTRTDHTPDYTTYLTPEEADRLAHVTGTNTRLLHAMTLRRYDGHALALHDSRRVVRRVRFWGRGVGSRYCPQCLAEGAGRWPLRWRLTWSIACTQHQVLLAHTCPACGRWPHRRPSISHKVGQHECSARAGDGRACRTDLTQSEVIPLPPDSPVLDAQEWINGLLSRIEAGDDDPYLHDAFTDVTAIAARSLLRAEPGDFTDCGPQIEQARQRHGNSALYAPVDAAVIAGPFTVAVEIVRDPLAEAAFTAIRTLVDREVAVMPKGPTEQIRRGITRLASVDLEQQFWRAADPHLATGPRLRYRTCTARPRVPKRRDHAVIMRTHSLPQLLWLDWALLLFPPQSNLADRYNYHFWRAALAAAVVLPGWWQQRYDLATSLLHGNRPLPMAQLLPKIAPADTDLPAAICLLAEYLDQHPAPIDYARRRKLKGSDLLPEATWIDIRHRTGSPPDAPYRLTAVRRYLYQRMTGSDLYSPSASLNLDFTDKTRNLPIILTSSLLAALDEHAAHYLASHGIHEPVTWSPPLALVDHLDLSGRGMLLPDSERASRLIRSRLSPSAAASALGISLEHLTIAFEPRNPMPEPWPRHRSDRRARAEEPVPRNTDVTPSDEVCVRPLDGATAKRTPAQVLREARARDSEIKRGRVLKVLDEMAAAGEKITFLGLARTARVSNWLVYAEGLRERIEEAIDKQGRGVREVGVGSGASIESLTADLELAIAELRILRAERDRLRADTTRLRETEAERDRLREALKESEAKLEDTLRENRSL; encoded by the coding sequence ATGATGCCCCGGACGCTGCCCATCCGGCTGCCCGCGCTCCCGGGTGAGGCTCTGGACTCGTGGCTGGGCGCCATCATGCACCGCAGCAGTATCGACCTGCGCGACCTGCTCATCGCCGCTGGATCGCCGTTCCCCACCCGGACCGACCACACACCGGACTACACCACCTACCTCACCCCCGAGGAAGCCGACCGGCTCGCCCACGTCACCGGCACCAACACGCGGCTCCTGCACGCCATGACACTGCGCCGCTACGACGGCCACGCACTCGCACTGCACGACAGCCGCCGGGTGGTACGTCGTGTCAGGTTCTGGGGCCGCGGCGTCGGCTCCCGATACTGCCCGCAATGCCTGGCCGAAGGCGCCGGCCGCTGGCCCCTCCGTTGGCGCCTCACCTGGTCGATCGCCTGCACCCAGCACCAGGTGCTGCTCGCGCACACCTGCCCGGCCTGCGGCCGATGGCCGCACCGCCGCCCCTCCATCAGCCACAAGGTCGGCCAGCACGAGTGCTCGGCACGGGCCGGCGACGGCAGAGCCTGCCGAACCGACCTGACGCAAAGCGAGGTCATTCCGCTGCCCCCGGACAGCCCAGTCCTCGATGCGCAGGAATGGATCAACGGCTTGCTGAGCCGGATCGAGGCCGGCGACGACGATCCCTACCTGCATGACGCCTTCACCGATGTCACCGCGATCGCCGCCCGCAGTCTCCTGCGAGCTGAGCCGGGTGACTTCACCGACTGCGGCCCGCAGATCGAGCAGGCACGCCAACGCCACGGGAACAGCGCCCTCTACGCGCCGGTCGACGCGGCCGTGATCGCCGGCCCCTTCACCGTCGCCGTCGAGATCGTTCGCGACCCTCTCGCCGAGGCCGCCTTCACTGCCATACGCACCCTGGTCGACCGTGAGGTCGCGGTCATGCCAAAGGGGCCAACGGAGCAGATACGCCGCGGCATCACACGGCTGGCCTCAGTCGATCTGGAACAGCAGTTCTGGCGAGCCGCCGACCCCCACCTGGCCACAGGGCCCCGGCTTCGCTACCGCACCTGCACCGCCCGGCCCCGAGTCCCGAAACGCCGCGACCACGCGGTCATCATGCGGACGCACTCGCTGCCACAGTTGCTCTGGCTGGACTGGGCTCTGCTGCTGTTCCCCCCGCAGAGCAACCTCGCCGACCGCTACAACTACCACTTCTGGCGCGCCGCTCTGGCCGCCGCCGTCGTGCTCCCCGGCTGGTGGCAGCAGCGCTACGACCTCGCGACCTCGCTCCTGCACGGCAACCGGCCGCTACCCATGGCGCAACTCCTCCCCAAAATCGCCCCGGCCGACACCGACCTACCCGCCGCGATCTGCCTTCTCGCCGAGTACCTCGACCAACACCCAGCACCCATCGACTACGCCCGTCGGCGGAAGCTGAAGGGCAGCGACCTGCTGCCCGAGGCCACCTGGATCGATATCCGCCACCGGACCGGCAGCCCGCCTGACGCCCCGTACCGACTTACAGCGGTGCGCAGATACCTCTACCAGCGCATGACCGGCTCTGACCTCTACTCACCCTCCGCTTCGCTGAACTTGGACTTCACCGACAAGACCCGGAACCTGCCGATCATCTTGACTTCGTCGCTCCTAGCAGCTCTCGACGAGCACGCCGCGCACTACCTGGCCTCGCACGGCATCCATGAGCCTGTCACTTGGTCGCCGCCCTTGGCGCTGGTCGATCACCTCGACCTATCCGGCCGAGGCATGCTCCTGCCCGATAGTGAACGCGCATCCAGGCTGATCAGGAGCCGCCTCTCGCCATCCGCCGCCGCCAGCGCGCTCGGCATCAGCCTTGAGCACCTCACGATTGCCTTCGAACCCCGGAACCCGATGCCGGAGCCCTGGCCGCGGCATCGGTCAGATCGTCGTGCAAGAGCCGAGGAGCCCGTGCCCAGGAACACTGATGTCACCCCTTCGGATGAGGTCTGTGTCAGACCGTTGGACGGGGCCACGGCCAAACGGACCCCGGCCCAGGTGCTGCGCGAGGCCAGAGCACGCGACAGCGAGATCAAGCGAGGCCGAGTACTCAAGGTCCTCGACGAGATGGCCGCTGCCGGGGAGAAGATCACCTTCCTCGGACTCGCTCGAACTGCGCGGGTCTCGAACTGGCTGGTATATGCCGAGGGACTGCGCGAGCGCATCGAGGAGGCAATCGACAAGCAGGGCAGGGGCGTTCGCGAAGTAGGGGTCGGCTCAGGTGCTTCAATCGAATCGCTCACGGCCGACCTGGAACTGGCCATAGCCGAGCTCAGGATCTTGCGCGCGGAACGCGACAGGCTCAGGGCGGACACGACCCGGCTGCGGGAGACCGAAGCCGAGCGTGACCGATTGCGAGAAGCGCTGAAAGAGTCCGAGGCGAAACTGGAGGACACACTCAGGGAGAACCGCTCCCTTTAA